A part of Xenopus tropicalis strain Nigerian chromosome 4, UCB_Xtro_10.0, whole genome shotgun sequence genomic DNA contains:
- the vegfb gene encoding vascular endothelial growth factor B isoform X2, whose amino-acid sequence MPVGTGGGRLACTLVLLAFLLHCTFPPTSGPHSPESRRVGEDSFASQQGPLTSIEDVHKIQKINILYRRKHFQTKGLSWVDIYNRSQCQPRWILLNLLSEFPHYSDFLFIPPCVSVLRCAGCCLDEALGCTPLQTNNITMQVIKTKSLQSDLTNLSITQHVSCQCRPKNTVRLKAHSIYISGEKKVKKRRRKGKNGNGTPQADGSPCPPCNKHSTLNPITCECICNITEEKCLLQGRQFHKERCRCERLRR is encoded by the exons ATGCCAGTGGGCACAGGGGGCGGTAGGCTAGCTTGCACCCTTGTGTTGCTGGCATTCCTGCTGCACTGCACCTTCCCTCCG ACATCAGGGCCACATTCTCCAGAGTCCAGAAGAGTTGGAGAAG ATTCCTTTGCATCACAGCAAGGACCTTTGACATCAATTGAGGACGTCCACAAAATCCAGAAAATAAACATATTGTACAGAAGAAAACATTTCCAAACAAAAG GCCTATCCTGGGTGGATATCTATAACCGCAGTCAGTGTCAGCCTCGCTGGATCCTTCTGAATCTTCTGAGTGAATTCCCTCACTACTCTGACTTTCTTTTCATACCTCCCTGTGTGTCCGTCCTGCGCTGTGCAGGGTGCTGCCTGGATGAAGCACTAGGCTGTACGCCCCTGCAGACAAATAACATCACAATGCAG GTAATCAAGACAAAGTCACTTCAGTCGGACCTAACGAATTTATCCATTACCCAGCACGTGAGCTGTCAGTGCAG ACCAAAGAACACTGTTCGACTGAAGGCTCACAG CATTTATATATCAGGTGAGAAAAAGGTAAAGAAACGGAGACGGAAAGGAAAGAATGGAAATGGAACCCCCCAAGCAGACGG GTCTCCTTGCCCCCCCTGTAACAAACACAGCACTCTGAACCCCATTACCTGTGAGTGCATTTGCAATATTACAGAAGAGAAGTGTCTTCTTCAAGGACGGCAGTTTCACAAAGAGAGATGCAG ATGTGAGAGACTAAGGCGGTAA
- the vegfb gene encoding vascular endothelial growth factor B isoform X4 — MPVGTGGGRLACTLVLLAFLLHCTFPPTSGPHSPESRRVGEGLSWVDIYNRSQCQPRWILLNLLSEFPHYSDFLFIPPCVSVLRCAGCCLDEALGCTPLQTNNITMQVIKTKSLQSDLTNLSITQHVSCQCRPKNTVRLKAHSIYISGEKKVKKRRRKGKNGNGTPQADGSPCPPCNKHSTLNPITCECICNITEEKCLLQGRQFHKERCRCERLRR; from the exons ATGCCAGTGGGCACAGGGGGCGGTAGGCTAGCTTGCACCCTTGTGTTGCTGGCATTCCTGCTGCACTGCACCTTCCCTCCG ACATCAGGGCCACATTCTCCAGAGTCCAGAAGAGTTGGAGAAG GCCTATCCTGGGTGGATATCTATAACCGCAGTCAGTGTCAGCCTCGCTGGATCCTTCTGAATCTTCTGAGTGAATTCCCTCACTACTCTGACTTTCTTTTCATACCTCCCTGTGTGTCCGTCCTGCGCTGTGCAGGGTGCTGCCTGGATGAAGCACTAGGCTGTACGCCCCTGCAGACAAATAACATCACAATGCAG GTAATCAAGACAAAGTCACTTCAGTCGGACCTAACGAATTTATCCATTACCCAGCACGTGAGCTGTCAGTGCAG ACCAAAGAACACTGTTCGACTGAAGGCTCACAG CATTTATATATCAGGTGAGAAAAAGGTAAAGAAACGGAGACGGAAAGGAAAGAATGGAAATGGAACCCCCCAAGCAGACGG GTCTCCTTGCCCCCCCTGTAACAAACACAGCACTCTGAACCCCATTACCTGTGAGTGCATTTGCAATATTACAGAAGAGAAGTGTCTTCTTCAAGGACGGCAGTTTCACAAAGAGAGATGCAG ATGTGAGAGACTAAGGCGGTAA